One window of Salmo salar chromosome ssa11, Ssal_v3.1, whole genome shotgun sequence genomic DNA carries:
- the LOC106562827 gene encoding glutathione S-transferase theta-3, translating to MALEMYLDLFSQPCRSVYIFAKKNNISFDFMKVSLLEGEQYGEEFGKINMIRKAPAIRDGDFCLAESIAILKYLAEKYQTSDHWYPADLQKRARVNEYLSWQHMGIRMHGSKMFWLRLLIPKIMGVEVPKDKMDGALEDLEGSLKLIEEKFIGDKPFIAGEQISLADLVAIVEIMQPVGSGLDVFEGRLKLSAWRDRVQAEIGKELFDEAHQGILASQEMVKNMDSSKMQVFKPKILRFFL from the exons ATGGCTTTAGAAATGTATTTAGACCTTTTCTCACAGCCATGTCGCTCGGTGTATATCTTTGCCaagaaaaacaacatttcttttgATTTTATGAAGGTTTCACTTTTGGAAG GAGAGCAGTATGGAGAAGAGTTTGGGAAGATCAACATGATCAGGAAAGCTCCTGCAATCCGAGATGGAGACTTCTGCTTGGCTGAAAG cattgcCATCCTGAAGTATCTGGCAGAAAAGTACCAGACCTCAGACCACTGGTATCCAGCCGATCTGCAAAAGCGTGCCCGTGTCAATGAATACCTGTCCTGGCAGCACATGGGCATACGTATGCATGGCTCAAAGATGTTTTGGCTCAGG CTCTTGATTCCAAAGATCATGGGTGTGGAGGTCCCCAAAGACAAGATGGATGGAGCCCTGGAGGACCTAGAAGGCTCTCTGAAACTCATTGAAGAAAAGTTCATTGGGGACAAGCCCTTTATCGCAGGAGAGCAGATCTCCTTGGCCGACCTGGTGGCCATTGTTGAGATCATGCAG CCTGTCGGTTCCGGCTTGGATGTGTTTGAGGGGAGACTTAAGCTAAGTGCCTGGCGAGACAGGGTTCAGGCGGAGATCGGGAAGGAGCTGTTCGATGAGGCTCACCAGGGGATTCTTGCATCCCAGGAAATGGTCAAGAATATGGACAGCAGCAAGATGCAGGTCTTCAAACCCAAGATCTTGAGATTCTTCCTCTGA